TTCGCCCTTCAGCATGTCCACCGGCGACAGGTCATAGGGAATGCCCAACTCTTCAAGCATCCAGCGGACTCGCGTGGCACGGGACTGCTGAAAGAAATAGAGCTTCATTGCTGACCCCCTGAATGCGTGACGCCGCAGGGCCAGTTTTCCTCCCTTCAGGGGGCGTCAGGCAAGGTGGGCGCCGTAGGGCCTTTCGTACGAGTGCGTTATGGTTCCTAGGCCCGATATGGACGCCATCCCTGCCTCTGAACCCCTGCGCGATTTGATTGAAGCCCACGGTGTTGCGTGTTCTGAGGAAGGGGAGTGGTTGCGCCTGGGTAAAACCGGCCCACGCGCTCGCGCCTGGTACGTACATCCGGAGGGAACGGACCCTGAGCGGCTCGTTCAGTTGGACGTGGAAGTTGAACTGTGGGCGGGCCGGATTCTGGGGGAGTCGTCCGTGGGGATGGGGGCGTCGCCCATCGAAGCCCGCCAGAGCGCGTACCAGAGCTTTGCCTCGGGCTCGCTGCACGTGCTGCTGGGCGCCTTACTCAATGCTCCTTGCGAGCACATGACGGTGGAGGAGTGGACCGTCGGCGGCATTCCTCGCCGTGTGTTCCTGGGGCAAGTCGTGGCGCGCACCATGGGCGAGGCGGAGGCTCCGCAGCCTGAGTGGTTCGATTCACTCAAAAGTGCCGTGGCGTCGTTGCCGCTGATGCCAGGAACCCACTGGCTGCGGATCTACTTCGCCCAGCGCGATGCGGAGGTCATGAAGCTCGAGTGCCTCCTCGACAACGAAGAGTGGCCTGAGCTGCAACGTGCCCTCTCGGAGGCGCCTTGGCCCCGGACTCAGGGGTTCGTCAGCCATCGTCTGTTCCTGCTCCTTCGGGGCGGTGTCGACGTGAGCCAAGTCGTGGCGAAGTTCGTCGAGCCTCCGAATCGGGACTTTGACGAGATCTGTGATGAACTCCGCGCCGAGGGGGTGTCGGCGCTCGAGTCGGACAAACTGGTGTCCTATGTCCCCGAAGCCTTTGGCTTCGTCATGGCCTCGGACTTGGGCGCGAAGCTCCCATCGTCAGCGGAATTTGTTCCGTGGGAGGGGCCGGGATTCCATGAAGCCTTGCTGGCGCAAGAGCCGCTCTGGCAGGAGTCGGTCCGGCAAGCGAGGCTCGCGACTTCGGGAAAGACGCTCACGGGCGATCAACTCATGTCCGTCGCGGGGCGCAGTGCCATTCTGAATGCACTCAATTCGAGTCTGCACGCTGGGGTCGAACCGAAGGACCTGAAGTTCACCTCGTTGCGCGTGGTGCTCTCCCCAGAAGGAATGAAGGCAATGGAGCAAGAAGCCGCGGCTCGCGCCCCTGCGACTCCTCCCATTCAGACGCCAGAGGAGGGGACTCCCGCACCGCCGAAACGCCCCTGGTGGAAGTTCTGGTGAACCCACCGCGCGCTGACCTCAACCGGGGCGCCTGAAGCCGCGCCCCGGGACACAGCGCACAGCCGCTCAGAACGCAGCGTCGAGCACAACGTCGGTCGCCGCACCAACCCCCACGGCCACCTGGTACGAGGACACGCGGCGCTCGAAGAAGTTCGTGAGTTCCTGCACGTCTTGCAGGTCCATGAAGTGCAGCGGGTTCTTCGTGCCGAACACCGGCGACATGCCCAACTGCTGGAGGCGCTGGTCGGCCACGTACTCCAGGTAGCCGCGCATGTCCTGCACGGACAGGCCCACCACGCCGCCGCTCAGCAGGTCCTGCGCGAACTGCGTCTCGCAGTCCACCGCCTCGCGGAGCATCGCCACCACGTCGCGCTCCATCTGCGCGTCGAAGAGGTCCGGCTCCTCCTTGCGAGCCACCTGGATGGACTCGAAGGCGAACGCCATGTGCGCGCTCTCGTCGCGGAACACCCAGTTGGTGCCCGCCGCCAGGCCGTTCAACAGGCCCTTGCTGCGCAGAAAGTACACGTAGGCGAAGGCCGCGAAGAAGAAGAGGCCCTCGATGCAGCCCGCGAAGCAGATGAGGTTCAGCAGGAACTGACGCCGGTGCGCCTTCGTCTGCAGCGTGTCCATCCCCTGAATGCTGTCCATCCACTTCATGCAGAACTGGGCTTTCCGCTGGATGGACGGGATGTTGTCCACCGCCGCGAAGGCCTTCGCCCGCTCGGCCGGGTCCGGCACGTACGTGTCCAGCAACGTCAGGTAGAACTGGACGTGCAGCGCCTCCTCGTAGAGCTGGCGCGACAGGTACATCCGCGCCTCGGGCGCGTTCAGGTGCTTGTAGAGGTTCAGCACCAGATTGTTGCCGACGATGCTGTCTCCCGTCGCGAAGAACGCCACCAGCCGGTGGATGAGGTGGCGCTCCGCGTCCGTCATCTTCGAGCGCAGGTCCACCAGGTCCGTGGAGAAGTCCACCTCCTCCACGGTCCAGGTGTTCTTGATGGCGTTCCGGTACATCTCGAAGAACTGCGGATACGCCATCGGGCGCAGCGTGAGATTCAGGCCAGGGTTCAACAGCATTGCTTCCGTACTCCTCGCGCTGCGGCGCGGTGATTCAGCTCAATCGTTCTAAGGCGAAACGTCCGGGGCCTACTGGCAGGCCTCGCACGCCTCGGGGTTCTCCAGCGAGCAGGCCACCGCCTCGGCCTCGGTCGCCTTCGCCACCGGGGCAGGGGCCGCCTGCGCCACGCTGGCGCCGCCACCCGCGCCCACCGTCGCCTTGGCGATGCGCGTCGCCGGCCGCGAGCGGAGGTAGTAGGTCGTCTTCAGACCCTTCTGCCACGCGTAGAAGTACATCGAGGAGAGCTTGCCGATGTTCGGCGTCTCCACGAACAGGTTCAGCGACTGGCTCTGGTCGATGAACGCCCCGCGGTCCGCGCCCATGTCCAGCAGCGAGCGCATCGGCAGCTCCCACGCCGTGCGGTACACCGCGCGCAGGTTCTCCGGCAGCTCGGTGATGTCCTGCACGCTGCCCTCCGCCATCTTGATGCGGTTGCGGACGTTCTCGTTCCACAGCCCCAGCGCTTGGAGGTCGCGTACCAGGTAGCGGTTCACCTGGAGGAAGTCACCCGACAGCGTCTCGCGCTTGAACAGGTTGGACACCTGCGGCTCGATGCACTCGTAGCAGCCCACGATGGAGGCAATCGTCGCCGTGGGGGCAATGGCAATCATCAGCGAGTTGCGCAGGCCGTGCTTCATGATGCGCTGGCGCAGCGCGTCCCAGCGCGCCATGTCCGTGGGCACCACGCCCCAGTGGTCGAACTGGAGCTCGCCCTTCGCCGCCCGCGTCTCCGGGAAGGAGGTGTGCGCGCCGTACTGCTCGGCCATCTCGCAGGAGGTCGTCAGCGCCGCGAAGTAGATCTCCTCCGAAATCTGCTTGGACAGCTCGCGCGCCTCGGGCGCGTCGAAGGCCAGCTTGAGCTGGAAGAAGACGTCCTGGAGCCCCATCAGGCCCAGGCCCACCGGGCGCCAGCGCTGGTTGGACGAAGCCGCCGTGGGAATGGGGTAGTAGTTGAGGTCGATGACCCGGTCGAGCTGACGCATGGCCAACTGGGCGTTGGCGCGCAGGCGCTCGAAGTCGAACTTCCCGTCCTTCACCATCCGGCCCAGGTTCAGCGAGCCCAGGTTGCACACCGCCGTCTCACCCTGGCTCGTCACCTCCAGGATTTCGGTGCACAGGTTGGACAGGTGGATGACGTTGCCGTCCTTGCCCGTCTGGTTGCTCTTGCGGTTGCTGATGTCCTTGAAGGTCATCCAGCCGTTGCCCGTCTGCGCCAGGCTCTTCATCATCCGGGCGTAGAGGTCACGCGCCTTCACCTTGCGCATGGCCAGGCCGTCCGCCTCGGCCTTCGCGTAGGCCTGCTCGAAGGCGTCGCCGTAGAGGTCCGTGAAGTGGGGGACCGTCTTGGGGTCGAACAGGCTCCAGTCGCCGTCCGCCTCCACGCGCTTCATGAAGAGGTCCGGCACCCAGTTGGCCAGGTTCAGGTTGTGCGTGCGGCGCGCGTCGTCGCCGGTGTTCTCACGCAGCTCGAGGAAGTCCTCGATGTCCGCGTGCCACGTCTCCAGGTACACGCAGCACGCGCCCTTGCGCTTGCCGCCCTGGTTCACCGCCGCCACGGAGGCGTCCAGCGTCTTCAGCCAGGGGACGATGCCGTTGGAGTGCCCGTTGGTGGACTTGATGAGCGAGCCGCGCGCGCGCACCCGGTGGTACGCCACGCCGATGCCGCCGGAGAACTTCGACAGCATCGCGATGTCCGAGTACTTCTTGTAGATGGCGTCCAGCTCGTCCGCGGGCGAGTCCAGGAGGAAGCAGCTCGAGAGCTGCTCGTGTCGCGTGCCCGAGTTGAACAGGGTGGGGGAGCTGGGCAGGTACTCCAGCGAGCTGAACAGCCGGTACAGCTCGATGGCCTCGTTCACGTTGTCGCCGCTGAGCGCGCTGGCCACGCGGAGGAAGAACTCCTGCGGCGTCTCCAGCACCTCGCGCGTCTGCGGGTTCTTCAGCAGGTACCGGTCGTAGACGGTGCGCAGGCCGAAGTACTCGAAGAGGTCGTTGCGCGTCGGGTCGATGGCCGCGTTGAGCTTGCGCGCGTTGGCCTGGACGAACTGGAGCAGCCGGTCCGCGATGAGCCCGTGCTTGTGGCCCGCCGCGATGGACTGGCTGAAGGAGTGGATGTCCTGGTTGCTGACCTCCTTCTGGATGAAGGTGGCCAACAGGCGCGCGGAGAGGCGGCCGTACTCGGGCTCCTCGACGATGAGCGCCGCCGCCGTCTGGATGGAGAGGCTGTCCAGCTCGCGCGTGGTGGCGCCGTCATACAGGCCGGAGATGGTCTTCGTGGCCACGCGCATCGCGTCCACGCGGGGCAGGCCCGCGCAGGAGCGGCCCACGGCGCGGACAATCTTGTTGAGGTCGACCGTCTCCGCGCCGCCGTTGCGCTTGCGCACGCGCATCGACGTGGCGCCGAAGTCACCCCCGTCGTCTCGGAGACCGGAGCGGCCGAGACGGCGGTGCCGGCCTGCGCGGTCGTCGTCGGCGTGGGGCTGCCGGAGGTGACGGGCGGGACGGACATGTTGGCGGCGGGCTTCACGGGCGTATCGAAGTTCACGAGCGGCTCACTCCAGACAAAAGCAGGGCGCTTCGGACAGACACGAGGCCTGTCCAGGGAAGCGGACTTCCCCACCACGTTACTGGAAAATTGTTCAGGTAGAACCCGTTCCGGGCGGAGCGGGCTAGCGGTCGGAAACGACGGTGTAACTGGGGGGATTTATGGGCCAAACCGATGCTGTGCGCAAGAAACCCACAATCCCTCCTCTTCCCCGTCGTCCAGCCACATCGGCTGGTGGGGTGCCATCGACCAGCCACAAGCTATGGGGGGGTACCCAGCCTGTCAACGCGAGATCTAGTGTTTGCTCCGGCATGCGCCGTGCAATCTATGATCGATCTCCAACACACTTTCCGCGTCACACGTTGAACACTCGGTTGTCACACGCAGGGACGTGGAGTGTGGGCCCTCTGGAATCCACCGTGGACGGTCAGAAAGCGCCCGAAGGAGGCGGTTGGATCACACCTCCCGCATCCGTTCCGGTGGTCCCCTGGGCGGGTTCGTCCAGGGCCTTGCCCGTCGTCTCGGGCTGGGGCGTGGGGGCCTCTGGCGCGGGCTGAGGCGCGGCGGGAGCGGCCTGCTGGGGCTCGGCGGGGGTGGGCTGCCGCGGCGCGGCCTGGGGCCCGCTGAGGCTGTGCACGGCCCGGCGCAGGGCTTCCTCCAGGTCACGGGCGGGTGGCGACACGGCGGTCAGCATCTGGTTGGCGCTGCGCGCGTTGCGGCTCTGGCTCTCCGCGGCGAGCTTGAGCTGGGTGAGGGCCTCGCTGACCAGCCGGCGGGCGTCCTCCAGCTTCTGCCGGGCCTGGTAGTAGGCCACGTCCACCATGTGCTTCTGGAGCGTCAGTCGCTGCTCCTCGGTGATGCCGGAGAGCTTCTCCGCCCGGCGGAGGTAGTAGAGGCCCTGGTCCACGCGGGCCGGCTCATCCGACGCGATGCGCGGCCGGGCCAGGGACTCCAGGACGGGGAACAGGGCCTGGTCCAGCTCGTCCCGGTCGGTGAACTTGCGCGTGAGGAGGGTGGAGACGTCCTGGCCCTCGATGGCGATGGGGGCATAGGCGTCCGCCAGCCGCGGGTCCCCGGTGCGGTAGGGCAGGGCGCCCATGGGGGCGTTGCGGCCCTTCATGACGACGAGCTGCCCGTCCTGGAGCGCCAGGGTGAAGGTGCGGGCGTTGAGCTGGGACAGCAGGAAGACGACGACGCCGCCCAGGCCCAGGATGAGAGTGAAGACGAGCAACCGCGTGAAGGTGCGCCTCGCCCGATAGCCGAATCCCTGTTGTGCGTTTCCGTTCATGTCGCCTGCCCTCCTGACGTGCGAGCGCGAAGCCGATTTCCGGCTCCGGCGCTTAACTTGGGGCTCGCGTGCCCGGGGGTATACTCCCACTCCCGAACACACCGATGCACCACACATTCCGCCGCTTGGGGCCCAGTGAGCTGTTGCCCCGCTACATCTTCGCGGAGAGCCTCTTCGCCCGTCGACGGGTTTTGGAAGTCGATGCCGTGGCCTCCACCGGGGGCGAGAGCGCACGCTTCCTCGTGGAGCGAGGTGCGCGCGCGGTCGTGTCGTGCGACAGGGATGTAGCGGCGGTGGAGGCGGCGCAAAAGGCGCACGGCGGTCCCAACCTGCGGTTCCGGGCCAACGTCTACGACGATTTCGAGTCCGGCAGCTTCGACGTGGTGCTCATCGCGGACCTGGCGCCCTATGTGAAGGCACCGGAGCTGCTCGCGGAGCTGGCGCGGCTGGTGACGCGGCAGGGCTTCCTGCTGGGCGGTCTGCGCAACGTCGCCGGGCTCGCGCTGCCCCAGTTGCTGGAGGCCGAGGAGACGGTGCCGCCCACCTATGGGCAGCTCCTGGACGCGCTGTCGGTCCACTTCGGGCAGGTGGAGGTGGCCACGCAGTCGCCGGTGCTGGGTTACCAGCTCGCCTTCGAACGGGGCGAGGGGCTTCAAGTCGATGGCACGCTCGTGCATCACAGCGAGGCCGCGTACTTCCTGGTGGTGGCGGGGCAGGAGCCCTCGCGCGTGGTGGACCCCACGTGGGTGCAGCTCCCGCCGGAGCCGCTGGCCTTCACCCGGGGCAAGCTCGACGAGGTGGTGGCGCGCGCGAAGTCCTGGGAGGAGCGCAGTGGCCGACTGAAGGAGGCGCTGACGAAGCTCCGCGCGGAGCTGACGGACCGGGAGGCGGAGGCGGTCTCGTTGCGGCCGGCGTTGGAGACGGCGCGCGACGATGTGGCCCGGCTCACGGCGCAGTTGGAGCAGTCGCGCGGCAGTGAGCAGGCGCAGCGCGAGCGGGATGACCTGTCCGGGAAGCTGCGGCGGCGCGAGCTGGAGCTCCAGGTGGCGCAGGAGCGGCTGGCCGATGTGGACCGGCGGCTCGCGGCGCAGCGCTTGGAGGTCGAGGCCGCGCAGCGGGCGCAGGCGGACGCGGGCGTGCAGTTGCTCTCGGCGCAGGAGTCGCTCCGGCTGGAGCGCGCGCGGCGGGAGGAGACGGCGACCTCATTGGAGGAGGCTCGCGAGCGGCTGACGCAGGCGTACGCGCAGGTGCGGGATCTCCAGGAGGAGCAGGGCACGCTGCGCATCGAGCGCGAGCGGGACCGGCTGGCGGCCGAGCGCGCCGTGGAGCAATCCGAGGACCGTCGCCGCGCCGCGGAGGCCGCGAGGGACCGGGAGCTTCGCATCGCCGAGCAGTACTCGGCGGCGCTGGCGGCCGTGGAGCATCTGAAGGCGGAGGCGGCTCGGGCGGAGGACCTGTCTCGCGACGCGGGGGCCGCGGTCTCCGTGAAGGACGCGGAGCTGGCGCGTACGGCGCGCGAGCTGGCGGATGCCCGGCAGCGGACGGCTTCGGCGGAAGGGGCTCGCAAGGAGACGGAGTCGCGCCTGGAGGCGCTCCTGTCGGAGGTCCGCGGCCTGGAGACGGAGCTGGCCGCGGCTCGCGAGGCGCAGGCTCGGCTGGGGCAGGACGTGGAGGCACTGACGCGTGCGGAGTCGGCCGCTCGGGCCACGGCGCAGAAGTGGGAGGAGTCGCTTCACGAGGCCACCCAGCGGCTGGACGTGCTGGAGGCGGAGCGCGCGCGGACCGAGGCGCGGCTTGGACAGGCGCTGGAGACGGAGCGCGCGGAGCTTCAGGCCCGGCTGGCCACGCTGGAGCGTGAGCTGGAGGAGGAGCGGGCTCGCGCGGCGGCGCTGGAGCAGCAGGTACTCGATGGGGTCTCCGCGAAGGCGGAGGTCGAGGCTCGGTTCCAGGCGGCAGATTCCTCCAAGGTCGAGGCCGAGTCGCGGGTTCGAGCGCTGGAGCAGCAGGTCCAGGAGTCTGCTTCCTTTAAGGAGGAGGTTGAAGGCCGGCTGCGGGCGTTGGAGGCGCAGCTCCAGGAGGCTGTTTCCGCCAGGGACGCGGTCGAGGCTCAACGACAGGTGCTGGCGCAGCAGCTTCTGGAGGCAGGCTCCGCGAAGGCGGAGGTCGAGACGCGGCTCCTGTCATTGGAGCAGCAGGTCCTCGATGGCGTCTCCGCCAAGGGTGAGGTCGAGGCCCAGCGGCAGGCACTGGAAGAGGAGCGCGGCGCGCTGGTCCGGCGTGTGGTGGAGCTGGAGGCGGAGGCCTCCTCGAACGCACGCGCGGGGCGGCAGGCCTTGGAGCGCGCGGCGGAGTTGGAGTCCTCGCTCCAGGCTGTTGGGGCCGAATTGGAGTCCGCTCATGGTGAGTGGCAGGCCTCGGAAGAGCAGCTCGGACAGGTGCGTGAGGAGCTGGACTCCGAACGCGAGGCCCGGGCCGCTGTCGAGGAAGCACTGCGGCTCGCCCGTGGGAAGCTGGAGAGCGCGGCACAGCGGCTGACGGATGCCGAGGCCACCCTCGCGCAGACCCGCGAGGCGTTGGACGCGGAGGTTCAGCGGCGCACCGAGTTGGAGACGGCTCTCGCGGATGCGCGGGCGTCGCTGGAGTCCGAGCAGGAAGGGCGCGTCCAGTCGGGCAGTGCCCTGGAGACGCTGCGCGCGCAGTTGGACGCGGAGCGGGAGCGGCGTGGCGGCGCCGAGACGGCGCTGGCGGAGACCCGGTCGGGTCTGGAAGAGGCGCGTCAGGCGCTGTCGCAGGTTCGTGAGGCTCTGGCCGCCGAGGAGGAGCGTCGCGCTCGGTGGGAGGCCGCGCTCGCTGATGCGCAGTCGCAGCTCCAAGCCGAGGGACAGCATCGCGCTCAGGTGGAGGCCGCGCTGGCTTCGGCGCAGGCCCTCCACTCGGAGGAGTCGCTGCGACGCACGGAGGTCGAGGCCGCGCTGGCTTCGGCGCAGGCCCTCTATTCGGAGGAGTCGCAGCGGCGTACGGACGTCGAGGCCGCGCTGGCTTCGGTGCGGGCCCTCCACTCAGAGGAGTCGCAGCGGCGTACGGACGTCGAGGGCGCGCTGGCTTCGGCTCAGGCCCTCCACTCAGAGGAGTCGCGGCGCCGCGCGGAGGTCGAGGCCGCTTTGGCTTCGGCGCAGGCCCTCCACTCAGAGGAGTTGCAGCGACGCGCGGAGATCGAGGCCGCGCTCGCGGATTCCGAAGCACGGTTTACGGACGCGTCGCGGCGGCGTGAGGATGTCGAGTCGGCGCTCGCGGCAGCCGAGGCCCGTTTCACAGATGTGTCGCAGCGGCGTGAGGGCGTCGAGTCAGCGCTCTCAGAAGCCGAGGCACGGTTCACGGACGCGTCGAGGCGGCGCGAGGAAGTCGAGTTGGCGCTCGCGGCGGCCGAGGCCCGGTTCACTGAAGAGGCTCGGCGGCATGAGGCTGCGCTGACGGCGGCCGAGGCGCGGCATCTCGAGGAGACGCAACGACGGGAGGCGGTGGAAGCTTCGCTGTCGGCCGTCGAGGCCCGCCACGCTGAACAGGCCCAGCGGCGCGAAGCCGTGGAGTCGGTCCTCTCGACGATTGAGGCTCGCCATCTAGAGGAGGTGCGCCGACGTGAGGATGTGGCGTCCCTGCTCGCGGAGGCCGAAGCCCGGCATCTGGAGGAGACGCGGCGTCGCGAGGACGTCGAGTCGGCGCTCACGACGGCGGAGACGCACCAGCGCGAGGAGGCCCAGCGGCGCGCCGAACTGGAGACGGCGCTCTCCGAGGCGCTGGCTCAGCACGCCTCGGAAGCGGAGACGCGGGCTCAGACGGAGGCCGCGCTCGCCGCTGCCCGGCGCCAGCATGAGGAGGTGCTGGCGGAGCTGTCCGAGGCTCGCGAGCGATTCTCCTCTGAACGTGAGCACCGAGAAAGTCTGGTCGCGGAGCTCACCGCGATGCGGGAGCGTGCCTTCGGGGCGGATGAGGTCGTCACCCGACTCCAGGCCGAAACGGCCACGGAGCGAGAGGCTCGCACGCGGCTTGAATCGTCGCTGTCACTCGCGCAGGCCGAGCTTCAGACGGAACGCACCGCGCGCGCGGAACTCGATGAGGCGCTCACCGCCGAGCGTTCGGCCCGAGCCCACCTGGATGCGTCGCTCGTCGTCGCGCAGCAGGACTTGGAGGCCGAACGGCAGGGCCGTGGAGACGGTGAAGCGGCGCTGACTCGCGTCCAGGCGCAATTGGGGACCGAGCAGTCCGCTCGTGCCGAAGCCGAGGCCACCCTGGCGCAGCTCCGCGCGGCGCTCGACGCCGAGCAGCGGGCTCGTGCGGAGGCCGAGGCCGCGCTGGTCCAGTCCCGCTCGGCATTCGAGGCGGAGCAACAGACGCGGGCCGAGGTCGGGAACGCGCTGGCTCGGCTCCAAGAGGAGGCGGCCCGTGTTCATGCGGAGGCCTCCGAGAGGGACCAGGCGCGGCAGGAACGTCTGTCGGCCGCCGAGCGCGTGATGGCCGAGCAGGAACGCGCCCTGGAGTCGCAGCGCGTGGCGGCGGAGGCTCGCGAGCAGGAGCTTCGCGAGGCTGTCTCGCGGCTCGAGTCCGAGCGGACCTGGATGGAAGGCGCGGCTCAGGAGCAGCGTACGGCGCTGGAGGCCCGGCTCGCGGAGACGCGTTCCGCGCAGGAGTCGGACGCGGCACGTGCCGTGGCGCTGGCCCAGTCGCTCTCCGAATTGGAGCAGGCTCGGAGCGCCGCGGACACGCAGCTCGCCGAGCGTGCTGGAATCATCGATGCGCTGGAAACTCAGGTTGCCGGGCTTCGAGCGGACGGGGAGGCGGGGGCGGCGCAACATGCGGAAGCGCTGGCCGAGGCGCGTGAGGCCCTGTCTCGGCTGGAAACGGCTTCGCAGGAGCGGATGGCGGAGCTCCAGCGCGAGCTAGACGTCGCGCTCGCTCGCGCCGGGCAGTCGCAGGGCGAACTGGAGGCGCTTGCCGCGGACCGGGAGCAGAGCCGGTCGGCGCTGGCCGCTGCGCAGCAGGAGCTGACCCACCTGGCGGTCGCGCGGCAGGAGAACATGCGCCTGGGGACGCAGCTTCAGCGCGCCATGGCGGCCGTGAACGAGCGGGGGATGCACATCGCCCGGCTCGATGCGGAGTTGGTGGACGCGCAGGACCGGCTCGCCGCGCAGCGCGAGAATGCCGAGCTGCTCATGGTGCAGCTCGAGACGGCGCGCCGGTTCGCGGGTAAGGCCACCGCGATGGAGAACTCGCTCGAAGCGGAGCGCGCGGTGCTGGAGACGCTGCGCTCTGAACTGGCGCGGGCGACTGAGTCCGTCACCGCGGAGCAGGCTCGGGCGAACGCGCTGGAGGCCCAGCTCGCGGAGTCGACGGCGGGGCTGACTCACGCTCGGACCGAGATGGAGGCCCAACTCGCGGACGTCACATCCCGCGCGGAGAGCCAGCGCGCCGCGCTCGAAGGTCAGCTCGCGGAGGCCCAGTCGCGCTCCGAGGCTGAGCGCGCCACCCTCGAAGGGCAGCTTGCGGAGGTCCAGTCTCGGCTGGATGCCGAACGTGCGGCGCTCGAAGGACAGCTCACGGAGGTTCAGTCTCGCGCGGAGACCGAGCGTGCCGCGCTCGGAGACCAGCTCACTGCATTCCAGTCGCGCGCCGAAGCAGCCCGCGCCGCGCTCGAAGCGCAGCTCACCGAGGTGACCGCCCGCTCCGAGGCGCAGCGTTCCGAGGCGGATCGCCTCGCCGCTGAACGCACGGCGCTGGAGCAGCAGCTCACGGATGCGGAGGCCCGGCTCGTTGACGGCACTGCGCGGACCGACGCGCAGCGTGCCGACCTGGAGTCTCGCCTTGCCGAGGTCACGGCCCAGTTTGATGCCGCGCGTGCCGAAACCTCGGCCCGGCTGGCTGACGCCACCACTCAGGCCGAAGTGCAGCGCACCGAGCTTGAGGCTCGCCTGACGGAGGTCTCCACTCAGTCTGAAGCGAATCGCGCCGAACTGGAGGCCCGTCTCGCCGAGGTCACCACCGAGGCCGAGGCACAGCGCACCGAACTGGAGGCCCGTCTCGCCGAGGTCACCACCGAGGCCGAGGCACAGCGCACCGAACTGGAGGTCCGTCTCGCCGAACTCACGGCCCAGGCCGAAGCGGAGCGCAATGCGCTGACCTCGCGCCTCGCCGAAGCCAGCGACCGCGCCTCCCAGCTCGCCGATGCCGCGGCCCGGGCCGAGGCCGACAGCGCCTCGCGAGGCGCCCACCTCGCAGAACTCACGGCCCAGCTCGAGACCCTGCGCGCCAACCTGGAATCCGCCTCCGCCGAGCGCGCCGCGCTCCACGCCGCCCAGGACAAGCTCGCGCGCGCCGACTCCGACCGGGAGCGTCTCCAGTCCGACCTCACCGTGGCCCGTGCCGCCCGGGTCCGCCTCGAAGGCCGCGTCACGGCCCTCGAAACCGCCTCGACCGAAGCCGTCCGCATCCTCGATGCGGAGCGCGCGGAGCGCACGCGGCTCGCCCAGTCGCTCGAAGCCGCCACCCAGCAGCTCCAGCAGCGCGAAGGTGGCGCCGCCAGCCAGCTCTCGGCCTTCCAGTCCGAGCGCGCCCAGCTCGACACGCAACTCCAGGGCCTCAACGCCCAGCTCCAAGAGCAGCAGGACCGACTCGCGGCCTTCCAGTCCGAGCGCGCCCAGCTCGAAGCGCAACTCCAGGGCCTCAACGCCCAGCTCCAAGAGCAGCAGGACCGCCTGAGCGCCGTGGACGCGGAGCGCACCGCGCTGCTCGCCACCGTGGAGTCGCTCAAGGCCTCCTCCCAGCCCGAGGCCGTGCTGGAGATGGCCGCGGAGATGGAACTCCTCCAGTCCCTGGTCGAAGACCTCCAGCAGAAGCTCGCGGACCACGAGGCGGAGCGGGCCGCCGCCCAGCGAGACGACGGCGCCGAATCCGTCCGCAACGCGATGTCCAGCCGCCCCGCGGCCACCCCGGCACCGGCCGCCCGGCCTCCGGCAAGGCCCCCGCGCGCGGCGATTCCCGCCCTGGACCTGCCGCCTCAGCGGCCCTCCGTGAAGCCGGACGAGCGCGAGTAGCCGCTCGCGACTAGGATTGCGTCCGTGGAAGCTCGCGAGCGCATCTTCAAGTACCAGGGCCTGGGCAATGACTTCGTCGTGCTGGACCGTCGAGGCTCCGGCGAGGACATCGACGCCGCCGCGTCGCGGTGGATGTGCGACCGCCGCCTGGGCATTGGCGGCGACGGCGTCCTGTCGCTGTTGCCCTCGGACCGAGGCGTTGCCCGGATGGTCGTGCACAACGCGGACGGCAGCATCGCGGAGATGTGCGGCAACGGCCTGCGCTGCGCGGTGAAGTACCTG
This genomic window from Myxococcus hansupus contains:
- a CDS encoding DUF6348 family protein; the encoded protein is MDAIPASEPLRDLIEAHGVACSEEGEWLRLGKTGPRARAWYVHPEGTDPERLVQLDVEVELWAGRILGESSVGMGASPIEARQSAYQSFASGSLHVLLGALLNAPCEHMTVEEWTVGGIPRRVFLGQVVARTMGEAEAPQPEWFDSLKSAVASLPLMPGTHWLRIYFAQRDAEVMKLECLLDNEEWPELQRALSEAPWPRTQGFVSHRLFLLLRGGVDVSQVVAKFVEPPNRDFDEICDELRAEGVSALESDKLVSYVPEAFGFVMASDLGAKLPSSAEFVPWEGPGFHEALLAQEPLWQESVRQARLATSGKTLTGDQLMSVAGRSAILNALNSSLHAGVEPKDLKFTSLRVVLSPEGMKAMEQEAAARAPATPPIQTPEEGTPAPPKRPWWKFW
- a CDS encoding ribonucleotide-diphosphate reductase subunit beta encodes the protein MLLNPGLNLTLRPMAYPQFFEMYRNAIKNTWTVEEVDFSTDLVDLRSKMTDAERHLIHRLVAFFATGDSIVGNNLVLNLYKHLNAPEARMYLSRQLYEEALHVQFYLTLLDTYVPDPAERAKAFAAVDNIPSIQRKAQFCMKWMDSIQGMDTLQTKAHRRQFLLNLICFAGCIEGLFFFAAFAYVYFLRSKGLLNGLAAGTNWVFRDESAHMAFAFESIQVARKEEPDLFDAQMERDVVAMLREAVDCETQFAQDLLSGGVVGLSVQDMRGYLEYVADQRLQQLGMSPVFGTKNPLHFMDLQDVQELTNFFERRVSSYQVAVGVGAATDVVLDAAF